A window of Juglans regia cultivar Chandler chromosome 7, Walnut 2.0, whole genome shotgun sequence contains these coding sequences:
- the LOC108979671 gene encoding UPF0481 protein At3g47200-like — MGRDALSTRIEAIDKKLAGTPINAEERSIFKVHELLLKVNEKAYKPVLLAIGPYNDHGKVGHEFMEEHKLRYLKQMLLRRNECSVKDYISALSYLEERARNCYAERISLKKDEFVEMMLLDGCFIIELFRKYEECNSGDKHDPIFQMSWMHNVIARDLLLFENQLPYFVLTKLFEMSASDQAPLPNASIHSVEHIVDSEQNNEITRLRSSVSNDQSGPTGLSDLAISFFSGSLPFQDWEVKPSIYYSTEKPLCRMHKAITPPLEKIVHEHDLKVGEIFKKEDFKHLLDLIHTMITLSVFDMQLDRAIELQDVGWKFGLIRRLASPLLAKMENIKKGSKKFMELVSIERNEDRKSKHCGAKFEMIEKFMRLPFLNKIENWKSIPNCREVKELEVVKSIPSATELKESGVKFKAAKQCCTFAINFSNGVLEISPLRIEDETETFLRNLIAFEQYSDPNNDSSYVTDYICFIDDLINSPKDVELLRRKGIIENWLGDDEVASTMVNKLGHHVTVSPSKSIYIETSTDLNKHCAKRLNVWMAKLRHIHFNSPWALLSVLAAILLLGLAITQTVFSIIH; from the coding sequence ATGGGTAGAGATGCTCTCTCCACTCGTATTGAGGCTATTGACAAAAAGCTAGCTGGGACTCCAATTAATGCTGAAGAGCGTTCTATATTTAAAGTGCACGAGCTGTTACTCAAGGTAAATGAGAAGGCTTACAAACCCGTTCTGCTTGCGATCGGTCCTTACAATGACCATGGCAAGGTTGGGCATGAGTTTATGGAAGAGCATAAACTGAGGTATCTGAAGCAAATGCTTCTAAGGAGAAATGAATGTAGTGTGAAAGATTACATCAGTGCCTTGAGTTATTTGGAAGAAAGAGCCCGGAATTGCTATGCCGAACGCATTAGCCTGAAAAAAGATGAGTTTGTAGAAATGATGCTACTTGATGGGTGTTTCATCATTGAGCTTTTCCGAAAGTATGAGGAGTGCAATTCAGGGGATAAGCATGATCCAATCTTCCAAATGAGCTGGATGCATAACGTAATAGCTCGCGATCTactgttatttgaaaatcaacttccatACTTTGTTCTCACTAAATTGTTCGAGATGAGTGCGAGTGACCAGGCACCACTTCCTAATGCATCCATACATTCTGTAGAACACATCGTCGATAGTGAGCAGAACAATGAAATTACCCGTCTCAGAAGCTCAGTCTCCAACGATCAGAGTGGTCCGACAGGACTTAGTGATCttgccatttcttttttctctggGTCATTACCATTTCAAGATTGGGAAGTCAAACCATCGATCTATTATTCAACCGAAAAGCCACTTTGTCGGATGCATAAAGCTATCACTCCTCCACTCGAAAAAATAGTACATGAGCATGATCTAAAGGTTGGAGAAATATTCAAGAAAGAAGATTTTAAGCATCTACTTGATCTAATACATACAATGATCACGCTTTCAGTATTTGATATGCAACTAGATCGTGCCATAGAACTTCAAGATGTTGGATGGAAATTTGGCCTGATACGTAGACTTGCAAGTCCTTTACttgcaaaaatggaaaatataaaGAAGGGCAGTAAGAAATTTATGGAGCTAGTTTCTATAGAAAGGAATGAAGACCGCAAGTCAAAACATTGTGGAGCCAAATTCGAGATGATAGAGAAGTTTATGCGCCTAccttttttgaataagattgaAAATTGGAAGTCAATTCCTAACTGCAGAGAAGTTAAAGAGCTTGAAGTCGTAAAGTCAATACCCAGTGCAACGGAGCTTAAAGAGAGTGGAGTCAAATTCAAGGCGGCAAAGCAATGTTGCACGTTTGCCATAAATTTTAGCAATGGGGTATTGGAAATTTCGCCTTTGAGAATAGAAGATGAAACTGAAACTTTTTTGCGAAATCTAATTGCATTTGAGCAATATAGTGATCCAAACAATGATTCGAGTTATGTCACCGACTATATATGCTTCATCGATGATCTCATTAACTCTCCAAAGGATGTTGAATTACTCCGTCGGAAAGGAATCATTGAAAATTGGTTGGGTGATGATGAAGTTGCTTCCACCATGGTTAACAAGCTTGGCCACCATGTCACCGTTTCACCCAGCAAGTCCATTTACATTGAAACTTCCACTGATTTGAACAAGCACTGTGCCAAACGCCTGAATGTATGGATGGCAAAATTAAGGCACATTCATTTCAATAGTCCTTGGGCTTTGCTTTCAGTTTTGGCGGCTATCTTATTGCTTGGACTTGCAATTACACAGACTGTATTTTCCATTATTCATTAG
- the LOC118349038 gene encoding protein CANDIDATE G-PROTEIN COUPLED RECEPTOR 7-like yields the protein MAFSTCSVFLSLFLLFLSASVSLAEIRFMEVRFDNRPIIPFDEFGFTHTGRLEVNVSKISLSATNLDLTKVGFFLCTRDSWMHVLQQLEDGDVSCALLSKLVKLVYTFDKLKDAKGFSIVFSETDADQFTFVFANCLQSQLSVSMDVRSAMYNLDGAYSRRDYLPAGKTILPRIYFLFSLVYFPLAGLWVSVLYKKRLTVFGIHFFMLAVLILKALNLLCEAEEKSFIKRTGSAHGWDVLFYIFSFLNGIALFTLIVLIGTGWSFLKPYLQDKEKKVLMIVIPLQVVANIAQVAIDKSGPFAQDWVTWNQVFLLVDVVCCCAVLFPIVWSIKNLRKEARPDGKAAAVNLTLFRQYFVGVICYICFTRVVVRVLETNTSYRYLWTNVVAAELATLAFYVFTGYKFKPEAHNPYFVVDDEEEAAVD from the coding sequence ATGGCGTTCTCTACGTGCTCcgtcttcctctctctcttcctcctcttcctctctgCATCTGTCTCCCTCGCCGAGATCCGATTCATGGAGGTAAGATTTGACAACCGACCGATTATTCCCTTCGACGAGTTTGGATTCACCCACACGGGTCGTCTGGAGGTCAACGTCTCCAAGATCTCCCTCTCCGCCACGAATCTCGATCTCACAAAGGTCGGATTCTTCCTCTGCACCCGGGACTCTTGGATGCACGTGCTCCAGCAGCTGGAGGACGGCGATGTCTCGTGCGCCCTCCTCTCCAAACTTGTCAAGCTTGTCTACACATTCGATAAGCTCAAAGACGCGAAAGGCTTTAGCATCGTATTCAGTGAGACCGACGCTGATCAGTTCACGTTCGTCTTCGCCAACTGCCTCCAGAGCCAGCTCTCGGTCTCCATGGACGTTAGGTCGGCGATGTACAATCTTGACGGAGCATACAGTCGTCGGGACTACCTTCCCGCTGGGAAGACCATTCTCCCGAGGATTTACTTCCTCTTTTCTCTGGTCTATTTCCCTCTCGCCGGCCTTTGGGTCTCCGTTCTGTACAAGAAGCGGTTGACAGTGTTCGGTATTCATTTCTTCATGCTTGCCGTTCTGATCCTCAAAGCTTTGAATCTGCTCTGCGAAGCCGAGGAAAAATCGTTCATCAAGCGCACCGGTAGCGCGCACGGATGGGACGTGTTGTTCTATATATTCAGTTTCTTGAACGGAATTGCTCTCTTTACTCTCATTGTTCTGATAGGCACGGGCTGGTCGTTTTTGAAGCCCTATTTGCAGGACAAGGAGAAGAAGGTCTTGATGATTGTGATCCCGCTTCAGGTCGTGGCGAACATTGCTCAAGTCGCTATCGACAAGAGCGGGCCGTTCGCGCAGGATTGGGTCACCTGGAATCAGGTGTTCTTGCTGGTCGATGTGGTTTGCTGCTGCGCGGTGTTGTTCCCTATCGTGTGGTCGATCAAGAACCTGCGCAAGGAGGCGAGGCCTGACGGCAAGGCGGCGGCGGTTAATTTGACCTTGTTTAGGCAGTATTTCGTCGGGGTGATTTGCTACATTTGTTTTACCCGCGTTGTGGTGCGTGTACTAGAGACTAACACTTCGTATCGATATCTTTGGACGAATGTCGTGGCTGCAGAGTTGGCGACGCTGGCGTTCTATGTGTTCACCGGGTACAAGTTCAAACCCGAGGCACACAACCCGTACTTTGTGGTCGATGATGAGGAGGAGGCAGCAGTTGATTAG